A region from the Bacteroidota bacterium genome encodes:
- a CDS encoding T9SS type A sorting domain-containing protein: protein MRLIKQLLIIGTILIFLASNAQTGLVAHWSFDTITNSKFTNHVNSQAGGTVYGCQSVPGMVGNALSFDGVDDYVRIPGDSLTPPVVLESLAEGSISVWFKVEDIPLTDGIRPIFYYGNNNACNFFDAANEGLIIEVGHSPIHYASKRLYFTIWSNGCTLPSFCYDSWNTINENEWYHFVAVVGNNYNTGYLNGQLMTDRVYNFGTANTQEFFANAIAHESLWIGKGHWNTSDVYFKGAIDELKIFDHPVDQQEVTNLFLEGSIAASIPQSDLEINGALIYPNPAQKDINIKIPLTFEKPLTFEIYSPNGVIVYKALVSESDKTFSINLDELPSGIYLYTLKEGSRTIKKDKLIIQ, encoded by the coding sequence ATGAGACTAATTAAACAATTACTTATTATTGGCACCATATTAATATTTCTTGCATCAAATGCACAAACCGGATTGGTTGCCCACTGGAGTTTTGATACAATTACAAATAGCAAGTTTACAAATCATGTAAACAGCCAAGCTGGTGGAACGGTTTACGGTTGTCAGTCTGTACCGGGAATGGTAGGAAATGCCCTTTCGTTTGATGGTGTGGATGATTATGTTAGAATTCCAGGAGATAGCTTAACACCTCCAGTAGTATTGGAATCTCTTGCTGAAGGTAGCATTTCAGTGTGGTTCAAGGTAGAAGATATACCACTTACCGATGGAATAAGACCCATATTTTATTATGGAAATAATAATGCCTGTAATTTCTTTGACGCTGCCAACGAAGGATTGATAATTGAGGTAGGGCACAGTCCCATTCACTATGCTTCGAAGAGACTTTATTTTACCATATGGTCGAACGGTTGCACTTTGCCTTCGTTTTGCTACGATTCGTGGAATACGATTAACGAAAATGAGTGGTATCATTTCGTTGCTGTTGTTGGAAACAATTATAATACAGGGTATTTGAATGGCCAGTTGATGACTGACAGAGTCTATAATTTTGGAACTGCGAATACACAAGAATTTTTTGCTAATGCAATCGCACATGAAAGCCTGTGGATTGGAAAAGGACATTGGAATACAAGCGATGTATATTTTAAAGGAGCAATTGATGAGCTCAAAATTTTCGATCATCCGGTGGATCAACAGGAGGTTACTAATCTTTTTCTTGAAGGAAGTATAGCTGCATCTATTCCTCAAAGTGATTTAGAAATTAATGGTGCATTGATTTATCCAAATCCTGCCCAAAAAGATATAAATATAAAGATTCCTTTGACTTTTGAAAAGCCTCTTACTTTTGAAATTTATAGCCCAAACGGAGTGATTGTTTATAAAGCATTAGTCTCAGAATCTGACAAAACTTTTAGTATTAACTTAGATGAGCTTCCAAGCGGGATATATTTATACACTTTAAAAGAGGGTTCAAGAACCATTAAAAAAGATAAGTTGATTATTCAATAA
- a CDS encoding T9SS type A sorting domain-containing protein, with translation MKIALRTLEKLNMNKTVFKLSFIFILLVCFIGIKAQSLSVVSYDAVVAGDAALSNALYARATLKNISMQTVNVKLKRIDDNYTALTDNNALCWGVCQLPSASVSSISIAIPAGGIDSIHFTGHVFPDMDGIPAEGDITYVFFDEQNTIDSVAFTVHYQVDQTLPVQEKPEKQLFHLYPNPTTDFLNLDFDIDYSRSFTFRIYSIIGGLVLQQELSGLQNRNTIELSDLRKGLYLYTIQEENRILKTGKITLE, from the coding sequence ATGAAAATAGCATTACGGACTTTAGAAAAACTAAATATGAACAAGACTGTTTTTAAGCTGAGCTTTATCTTTATTTTACTTGTTTGTTTTATTGGCATAAAGGCTCAATCTTTATCAGTAGTAAGTTATGATGCAGTTGTAGCAGGGGATGCTGCATTGTCGAATGCACTTTATGCACGTGCTACATTGAAGAATATCTCTATGCAAACTGTTAATGTTAAACTAAAAAGAATTGATGATAATTACACAGCCTTAACCGATAATAATGCTTTGTGCTGGGGTGTTTGCCAACTTCCTTCTGCTTCGGTGAGCAGTATCTCTATTGCAATTCCTGCAGGCGGTATCGATTCTATTCATTTTACCGGGCACGTATTTCCGGATATGGACGGGATACCGGCTGAGGGCGATATTACTTATGTATTTTTCGATGAGCAGAATACAATAGATTCCGTTGCCTTCACAGTACACTATCAGGTAGATCAAACATTACCAGTTCAAGAGAAGCCCGAAAAACAGTTATTCCATTTGTACCCTAATCCTACAACAGATTTTCTAAACCTTGATTTTGATATTGACTATTCAAGATCTTTTACATTCAGAATATACAGTATCATTGGTGGATTAGTACTTCAGCAGGAATTATCTGGACTTCAAAACAGAAATACAATTGAACTTTCCGATTTACGAAAGGGGCTCTATTTATATACTATTCAAGAAGAAAATCGGATTTTAAAAACAGGGAAAATAACATTAGAATAA
- a CDS encoding 4Fe-4S binding protein, which translates to MIREIVKIDEELCDGCGLCIPNCHEGALQIIDEKAILVSDLMCDGLGACLGHCPQGAITIEKREAEEYNETVVIAEMVNKGKNVVIAHLQHLKEHNETQFLKEGVRYLVENKEEIDFDVNEVIYKVHNNIKKMESNDSNPGCGCMGSQEMSFENQEKVDVAPVNMGELKSELRQWPVQMHLINPNANYFQNADVVITADCVAFALGNYHQKFLKDRSIGIACPKLDSQTEIYIDKFRRMIDEAKINTFTVMIMEVPCCGGLIQMVKTAVDQAERQIPVKLIVVGIQGDILSDEWV; encoded by the coding sequence ATGATTAGAGAAATAGTAAAAATTGACGAAGAACTTTGCGACGGTTGCGGATTGTGTATTCCAAATTGTCATGAAGGAGCATTACAAATTATCGACGAAAAAGCAATATTAGTAAGCGATTTGATGTGCGATGGTTTAGGTGCTTGTCTCGGACATTGTCCGCAGGGTGCTATCACAATCGAGAAACGTGAAGCCGAAGAATATAACGAAACAGTCGTAATTGCTGAGATGGTTAATAAAGGCAAAAATGTAGTAATTGCACACCTTCAACACTTAAAAGAACACAACGAAACTCAGTTTCTAAAAGAAGGAGTTCGATATTTAGTTGAAAATAAAGAAGAAATAGATTTTGATGTAAACGAAGTAATTTATAAAGTACATAATAACATAAAAAAAATGGAAAGTAACGATAGTAACCCTGGTTGTGGCTGTATGGGTAGCCAAGAAATGAGTTTTGAAAATCAAGAAAAAGTAGATGTAGCTCCTGTTAATATGGGCGAACTAAAATCTGAATTGAGGCAATGGCCTGTTCAAATGCACTTGATTAATCCGAATGCAAATTATTTTCAAAATGCCGATGTTGTAATTACTGCCGATTGTGTTGCATTTGCACTTGGAAATTATCACCAAAAATTTCTGAAGGATAGAAGTATTGGAATTGCATGTCCAAAATTAGATTCTCAGACTGAGATATATATTGATAAATTCAGGAGAATGATCGACGAGGCAAAAATCAACACTTTCACAGTAATGATAATGGAAGTTCCTTGCTGTGGTGGATTAATTCAAATGGTTAAAACAGCGGTAGATCAGGCTGAACGTCAGATACCTGTCAAACTTATTGTTGTTGGAATTCAGGGAGATATCCTCTCTGATGAATGGGTATAG
- a CDS encoding SUMF1/EgtB/PvdO family nonheme iron enzyme translates to MKNRLSSKIINTILLCVFFVACSSDYTEKFEIQKTETGINPDEWVKITAGKFFKGRHAHEATIDSDFEIMLTHVTNSQYAKFLNSALSDKKISINDTAILGYYPGDKFSGYIHEIEITDGYKLLMPIGEPGMHIKFANTKFLVDKGYGNHPAIMITWFGAKAYAEFYGWRLPYENEWEKAARGTDKRAFPWGNEFSKQMANFYGNRHKIEESIKNYNRTTPVGFFNGKKYGEFETKKSVSPYGLYDMAGNVWQWMADDYPDIHYRYMRGGSYQNYDYNLRVWARNNAGPDYFSIWTGFRCVRDIPKTDDKSEIFE, encoded by the coding sequence ATGAAAAATAGACTATCTTCTAAAATAATAAATACAATTCTACTGTGCGTATTTTTTGTAGCATGTAGTAGCGATTATACAGAAAAATTTGAAATTCAAAAAACAGAAACCGGAATAAATCCAGACGAATGGGTAAAAATTACGGCAGGAAAATTCTTTAAAGGTCGTCATGCTCACGAAGCAACTATTGATAGTGATTTTGAAATTATGCTCACTCATGTTACAAATTCTCAATATGCAAAATTTCTTAATTCAGCTCTAAGTGACAAAAAAATTTCCATTAATGATACTGCTATTCTTGGATATTATCCCGGCGACAAATTTTCTGGATACATTCACGAAATAGAAATTACTGATGGCTACAAACTTTTAATGCCAATTGGTGAACCTGGGATGCACATAAAATTTGCAAACACAAAATTTTTAGTTGACAAAGGTTACGGAAATCATCCTGCTATAATGATAACATGGTTTGGCGCAAAAGCCTATGCTGAATTTTATGGCTGGCGTTTACCTTACGAAAACGAGTGGGAAAAAGCAGCAAGAGGAACCGATAAAAGAGCATTTCCATGGGGAAATGAGTTTTCAAAGCAAATGGCAAACTTCTACGGAAACAGACATAAAATTGAGGAAAGCATAAAAAATTATAACAGAACTACACCAGTAGGTTTTTTCAATGGGAAAAAGTACGGCGAATTTGAAACCAAAAAAAGTGTCAGCCCATATGGATTATACGATATGGCCGGAAATGTGTGGCAATGGATGGCAGACGATTATCCTGATATTCATTATAGATATATGAGAGGCGGAAGTTATCAGAACTACGATTATAATCTAAGAGTTTGGGCAAGAAACAATGCAGGCCCCGACTATTTTAGTATTTGGACAGGATTCCGGTGCGTAAGAGATATTCCTAAAACTGACGATAAATCAGAAATTTTTGAATAG